The proteins below come from a single Streptomyces spongiicola genomic window:
- a CDS encoding Crp/Fnr family transcriptional regulator, which yields MSTSSTRITAALSTEHRGRLMEMAKDVKFAEGARVFEEGRLADRFWIIRSGTVTLDIRVPGRRPAVIENLGFGELVGWSWLFPPYVWQLGAEAMTPVRAQEFDALPVRGLMEADPAFGSAIGQWVGRVLAHRLHSARVRLLDLYAPYGSGLSE from the coding sequence ATGAGTACCTCTTCGACACGGATCACGGCCGCCCTGTCCACCGAGCACCGCGGCCGGCTGATGGAGATGGCCAAGGACGTCAAGTTCGCCGAAGGGGCTCGCGTCTTCGAGGAGGGCCGCCTCGCCGACCGGTTCTGGATCATCCGGTCCGGCACCGTCACCCTGGACATCCGGGTTCCCGGCCGCCGCCCCGCAGTGATAGAGAACCTCGGCTTCGGCGAACTCGTGGGCTGGTCATGGCTGTTCCCGCCGTACGTCTGGCAGTTGGGCGCCGAGGCCATGACCCCGGTGCGCGCCCAGGAGTTCGACGCGCTGCCCGTCCGGGGCCTGATGGAAGCCGACCCGGCGTTCGGCTCGGCGATAGGCCAGTGGGTCGGGCGCGTCCTGGCCCACCGGCTGCACTCGGCCCGGGTACGGCTGCTCGACCTGTACGCCCCGTACGGCAGCGGTCTCTCGGAGTGA
- a CDS encoding rho GDP-dissociation inhibitor: protein MNVTSDFELLSVTIQVEGRPDMHVRLAPPEDGGAGPPPPPLVLREGSEFRVRLEFAVGSGRDLEGLRFVDERTRQGVTVGHQEILLGDYRRGGPYEIVLPPERLPIGHMARDVYQVTGTFADKDGRLLGCESHSFEITKDWPR, encoded by the coding sequence ATGAACGTGACCTCGGACTTCGAGCTACTGAGCGTGACGATCCAGGTGGAGGGGCGCCCCGACATGCACGTACGTCTCGCGCCCCCGGAGGATGGAGGCGCCGGGCCGCCACCCCCACCGCTGGTGCTGCGGGAAGGCTCGGAGTTCCGGGTACGGCTGGAGTTCGCCGTGGGCTCCGGCCGGGATCTGGAGGGGCTTCGGTTCGTCGACGAACGGACCCGGCAGGGCGTGACGGTCGGCCATCAGGAGATCCTGCTCGGCGACTACCGCCGCGGAGGCCCCTACGAGATCGTGCTGCCGCCGGAGCGGCTGCCCATCGGCCATATGGCCCGGGACGTCTACCAGGTCACCGGCACCTTCGCGGACAAGGACGGACGGCTCCTCGGCTGCGAGTCCCACAGCTTCGAGATCACCAAGGACTGGCCCCGGTGA
- a CDS encoding STAS domain-containing protein, translated as MVSGLDGRPGGSSDRRFTVEVRPGPEAGVVVVQVTGELDHDTAEPLRSALGNAVAGGARRIVVDCAELRFCDSTGLNVLLRARLAAQGGEARVELAALRPQVARMLAVTGAAAVFPRYASLGEALAVPRQE; from the coding sequence ATGGTGTCAGGACTGGACGGCCGGCCCGGTGGCAGCAGCGACCGCCGGTTCACTGTCGAGGTACGGCCGGGCCCCGAAGCGGGCGTCGTGGTCGTCCAGGTCACGGGGGAACTCGACCACGACACGGCGGAACCGCTGCGCTCGGCCCTGGGGAACGCGGTCGCGGGCGGGGCCCGGCGGATCGTCGTGGACTGCGCCGAGCTGCGGTTCTGCGACTCCACCGGGCTGAACGTGCTGCTGCGGGCGAGGCTGGCCGCACAGGGCGGCGAGGCCCGGGTGGAACTCGCCGCGCTGCGGCCGCAGGTGGCCCGCATGCTCGCCGTCACCGGTGCGGCGGCGGTCTTCCCCAGGTACGCGAGCCTCGGCGAGGCGCTCGCCGTCCCGCGGCAGGAGTAG
- a CDS encoding DoxX family protein, with translation MDVLVLIGRVLFALVFLYSAVGHLTQHKQLGAYAASRGLPAAEAATLLSGVLMLLGGLSVVLGVWADLGALLIALFLFPTALVMHAFWKETDPRTRQTEQISFLKDLALGGAALVMSAFFAYAAHDLGLTLTGPLLSMR, from the coding sequence GTGGATGTCCTGGTCCTGATCGGGCGCGTCCTGTTCGCGCTCGTGTTCCTCTACTCCGCGGTGGGGCACCTCACCCAGCACAAGCAGCTGGGCGCCTACGCCGCGTCCAGGGGCCTGCCCGCAGCGGAGGCCGCGACCCTGCTCAGCGGGGTGCTCATGCTCCTCGGCGGCCTGAGCGTCGTGCTCGGCGTCTGGGCGGACCTGGGCGCCCTGCTGATCGCGCTCTTCCTCTTCCCCACGGCGCTGGTCATGCACGCCTTCTGGAAGGAGACCGACCCCCGGACGCGCCAGACGGAACAGATCTCGTTCCTGAAGGACCTCGCCCTCGGCGGCGCTGCGCTGGTGATGTCGGCCTTCTTCGCCTACGCGGCCCACGACCTCGGACTGACGCTCACCGGCCCCCTGCTCTCCATGCGGTGA
- a CDS encoding ATP-binding protein: MSAAPSRQGRTRRLGISGTRGVVGRCRDFSATALTDWEWLPPGGLARPPSDDPYAWDTGTDVEPDWDEERRAVAEDVLMVVSELVTNACLHAGGPLELVLDCTPERLRIEVSDASPRAPRPRPHPDPAVPGGHGLVVLGRLARAWGSMPRDSGKTVWAEVAAPRMP, encoded by the coding sequence GTGAGCGCCGCACCTTCCCGGCAGGGCCGGACCCGTCGCCTCGGTATCTCGGGGACGAGGGGTGTGGTCGGCCGCTGCCGGGACTTCAGCGCGACGGCCCTCACCGACTGGGAGTGGCTGCCGCCCGGGGGGCTCGCCCGCCCCCCGTCGGACGACCCGTACGCCTGGGACACGGGCACCGACGTCGAACCGGACTGGGACGAGGAGCGGCGGGCGGTCGCCGAGGACGTCCTGATGGTCGTCTCCGAACTGGTCACCAACGCCTGTCTGCACGCCGGAGGGCCGCTGGAGCTGGTCCTCGACTGCACGCCCGAGCGGCTCCGGATCGAGGTCAGCGACGCCAGTCCCCGGGCACCCCGGCCGCGTCCGCACCCCGACCCCGCGGTGCCCGGCGGGCACGGGCTGGTGGTGCTGGGCCGGCTCGCCCGGGCGTGGGGCTCGATGCCCCGCGACTCGGGGAAGACGGTGTGGGCGGAGGTCGCCGCACCCCGGATGCCGTGA
- a CDS encoding metallophosphoesterase family protein, protein MSYEVRGGPETPAEVRAGSGPRGGPRLVAVSDLHVRYAENREITEGLHPESDGDWLIVAGDVGEYVADVRWALELLAGRFAKVIWAPGNHELWTPPDDPVRLRGEQRYEHLVRVCRELGVVTPEDPFPVWGGPGGPVAIAPLFVLYDYSFRPAGTRSKEEALAAAEQAGVVCTDEFMLHPDPHPSRDAWCRARLEITEARLAEVPADLPTVLVNHFPLVREPTGVLWHPEFALWCGTEATADWPRRFRASAVVYGHLHIPRLIWWEGVPHQEVSLGYPREWRKRPGAPGRPVEVFPLVPDGARA, encoded by the coding sequence GTGAGCTATGAGGTCCGTGGCGGTCCGGAGACGCCCGCGGAGGTACGCGCCGGAAGCGGCCCCCGGGGCGGCCCCAGGCTCGTGGCCGTCAGCGACCTGCATGTCCGCTATGCCGAGAACCGCGAGATCACCGAAGGGCTGCACCCGGAGTCGGACGGGGACTGGCTGATCGTCGCCGGTGACGTCGGCGAGTACGTCGCCGATGTGCGCTGGGCACTGGAGCTGCTGGCCGGGCGGTTCGCCAAGGTGATCTGGGCACCGGGCAACCACGAGCTGTGGACACCCCCCGACGACCCGGTGCGCCTGCGCGGCGAGCAGCGCTACGAGCATCTGGTACGGGTCTGCCGGGAGCTGGGGGTCGTCACTCCCGAGGACCCGTTCCCGGTCTGGGGCGGCCCCGGCGGGCCGGTGGCGATCGCCCCGCTCTTCGTCCTCTACGACTACTCATTCCGGCCCGCCGGAACGCGTTCCAAGGAGGAGGCCCTGGCGGCCGCGGAGCAGGCCGGTGTGGTGTGCACGGACGAGTTCATGCTGCACCCGGATCCTCATCCGTCACGCGACGCCTGGTGCCGTGCCCGGCTGGAGATCACGGAGGCCAGGTTGGCCGAGGTGCCTGCGGACCTGCCGACCGTGCTGGTCAACCATTTTCCGCTGGTCCGCGAGCCCACCGGGGTCCTGTGGCACCCGGAGTTCGCACTCTGGTGCGGGACCGAGGCGACGGCCGACTGGCCGCGCCGGTTCCGCGCGTCCGCCGTCGTCTACGGCCATCTGCACATCCCGCGGCTGATCTGGTGGGAGGGCGTGCCGCACCAGGAGGTTTCGCTCGGCTATCCGCGGGAGTGGCGCAAACGCCCGGGAGCGCCCGGCCGTCCCGTGGAGGTCTTCCCGCTGGTACCGGACGGAGCACGCGCGTGA
- a CDS encoding 4'-phosphopantetheinyl transferase family protein: MIGKLLPPPIAVREAFGDPEAPEMYPEERAVVAKAVPERQREFGTVRVCARGALEELGFPPGPILPGAARAPQWPAGAVGAMTHCRGYRAAAVAHAADVLTIGLDAEPHLPLPDPGVRDLVTLPEERATLDRLGSLRPEVCWDRLLFSAKESVYKAWYPLARRWLDFEEAVVTIDPDDATFRARLLVDGPVVGGQPLKGFEGRWLVESGLVVTAIAVAR; the protein is encoded by the coding sequence GTGATCGGCAAGCTGCTGCCCCCGCCGATCGCGGTCCGCGAGGCGTTCGGGGACCCGGAGGCGCCGGAGATGTACCCCGAGGAGCGCGCCGTCGTGGCGAAGGCCGTGCCGGAACGGCAGCGGGAGTTCGGCACGGTCAGGGTGTGCGCCCGCGGGGCGCTCGAAGAGCTCGGCTTCCCGCCCGGACCGATCCTGCCGGGGGCCGCGCGGGCTCCGCAGTGGCCGGCCGGCGCGGTCGGCGCGATGACGCACTGCCGGGGCTACCGGGCGGCCGCGGTGGCCCATGCCGCCGACGTGCTGACGATCGGCCTGGACGCCGAACCCCATCTGCCCCTGCCCGATCCGGGAGTCCGCGATCTGGTCACCCTGCCCGAGGAGCGCGCGACGCTGGACCGGCTCGGCTCCCTGCGCCCGGAAGTCTGCTGGGACCGGCTGCTGTTCAGCGCCAAGGAAAGCGTCTACAAGGCCTGGTATCCGCTGGCCCGGCGCTGGCTGGACTTCGAGGAGGCGGTCGTCACGATCGACCCCGACGACGCCACGTTCCGCGCCCGGCTGCTCGTGGACGGCCCGGTCGTCGGCGGGCAGCCGCTGAAGGGCTTCGAGGGGCGCTGGCTCGTCGAGTCGGGGCTGGTGGTCACGGCGATCGCGGTGGCGCGCTGA
- a CDS encoding S8 family peptidase — MTELPDSPVEKVIVTYKSQAEEAGSNTAAAGDAKAKGAQTGESLRFERRLAGGAALVDLGGEASKKDLTEVMDAFRADPSVASVEPDIRAYAMAVTPNDTEYAKQWDLFEATGGMNVPGSWDKTTGSGVTVAVIDTGYAAHTDLAANTVPGYDFISSSSEARDGGGRDGDPKDEGDWNLTDGECGPDSKAGNSSWHGTHVAGTIAATTNNGKGVAGIAYNAKVQHVRVLGKCGGSSSDIADAITWASGGSVPGVPANTTPAKVVNLSLGGPSFSCPSVYQNAINGAVSRGTTVVVAAGNSNANASRFTPANCANIINVASTNRDGGRSFYSNYGSVVDVSAPGGETRRATDTPGTVTTPENGILSTLNSGATTQSAENYKPYQGTSMAAPHIAGLAALLESVKPSLAPADIESAIKANARPLPGTCSGGCGAGIADATKTVDAVTGTAPGGTTFTNGADVAISDNSTVTSSIAVTGLTGNAPAALKVDVDIKHTWRGDLVIDLIAPDGTVRNLKTSSGSDSADNVLATYTVDASGEVANGTWKLQVRDVASGDTGYIDSWSLTF; from the coding sequence ATGACCGAACTGCCCGACTCGCCCGTCGAGAAGGTCATCGTCACCTACAAGTCCCAGGCAGAGGAAGCGGGTTCGAACACCGCCGCAGCCGGGGACGCCAAGGCCAAGGGCGCCCAGACCGGGGAGAGCCTGCGCTTCGAGCGCCGCCTCGCCGGCGGTGCCGCCCTCGTCGACCTGGGCGGGGAGGCCTCGAAGAAGGACCTCACCGAGGTCATGGACGCCTTCCGCGCCGACCCCTCGGTCGCCTCGGTGGAGCCGGACATCCGCGCGTACGCGATGGCCGTCACCCCGAACGACACCGAGTACGCCAAGCAGTGGGACCTGTTCGAGGCCACGGGCGGCATGAACGTGCCCGGCTCCTGGGACAAGACCACGGGCAGCGGTGTCACCGTCGCCGTCATCGACACCGGCTACGCCGCCCATACGGACCTGGCGGCCAACACCGTCCCCGGCTACGACTTCATCTCCAGCTCCTCGGAGGCCCGTGACGGCGGCGGCCGCGACGGCGACCCCAAGGACGAGGGAGACTGGAACCTCACCGACGGTGAGTGCGGCCCCGACTCCAAGGCGGGCAACTCGTCGTGGCACGGCACGCACGTCGCCGGCACCATCGCCGCGACCACGAACAACGGCAAGGGCGTCGCGGGCATCGCGTACAACGCGAAGGTCCAGCACGTGCGGGTGCTCGGCAAGTGCGGCGGCTCGTCCTCGGACATCGCCGACGCCATCACCTGGGCGTCCGGCGGCAGCGTGCCCGGAGTCCCGGCCAACACGACCCCGGCGAAGGTCGTCAACCTGAGCCTCGGCGGCCCCAGCTTCAGCTGCCCCAGCGTCTACCAGAACGCCATCAACGGCGCCGTGTCCCGCGGCACCACGGTGGTGGTGGCGGCGGGCAACAGCAACGCCAACGCATCCCGGTTCACCCCGGCCAACTGCGCCAACATCATCAACGTGGCCTCGACGAACCGCGACGGCGGCCGGTCCTTCTACTCCAACTACGGCTCGGTCGTGGACGTGTCGGCGCCCGGCGGCGAGACCCGCCGCGCCACCGACACCCCGGGCACCGTCACCACCCCCGAGAACGGCATCCTCTCCACGCTGAACTCGGGCGCCACCACCCAGTCCGCCGAGAACTACAAGCCCTACCAGGGCACTTCGATGGCCGCACCGCACATCGCCGGTCTCGCCGCCCTGCTGGAGTCGGTCAAGCCGTCGCTGGCCCCGGCCGACATCGAGTCGGCGATCAAGGCGAACGCCCGTCCGCTGCCCGGCACCTGCTCCGGTGGCTGCGGCGCCGGGATCGCCGACGCCACGAAGACGGTCGACGCGGTCACCGGCACCGCACCCGGGGGCACGACCTTCACCAACGGCGCCGACGTCGCGATCTCGGACAACTCGACGGTCACGTCGTCGATCGCGGTGACCGGCCTCACCGGCAACGCCCCGGCCGCCCTCAAGGTCGACGTGGACATCAAGCACACCTGGCGCGGTGACCTGGTCATCGACCTGATCGCCCCGGACGGGACCGTGCGCAACCTGAAGACCTCCTCCGGCTCGGACAGCGCCGACAACGTCCTCGCGACGTACACGGTCGACGCCTCCGGCGAGGTCGCCAACGGGACCTGGAAGCTCCAGGTCCGCGACGTGGCATCGGGTGACACCGGCTACATCGACAGCTGGAGTCTCACTTTCTGA
- a CDS encoding HAMP domain-containing protein, which yields MDEPGRTRPATGREPLERVRPPAELSEEGLRKILAGLSAVRDGDFSSRLPEEAGGIMGEIAAVYNGMADQLSLVASEVTRVASEVGGEGRLGGHARVEGAGGVWQELTTGVNTMADNLTSQVRSIAQVASAVARGDLTQKIRVDARGEILELKETINTMVERLSSFAEEVTRVAREVGTEGDLGGQATVRGVSGTWKDLTDNVNSMATNLTNQVRNIAQVTTAVARGDLTRKIDVDARGEILELKTTINTMVDQLSSFAAEVTRVAREVGSEGRLGGQAEVEGVSGTWKRLTENVNELAGNLTRQVRAIAGVTSAVAEGDLTRSITVEAPGEVGDLKDNINAMVESLRATTRANQEQDWLKTNLARISGLTQGSRDPVQLAHVIMEELPPLVSAQYGAFYLAVPAGEGPDAGRGRARDVGVDVDLGVDVDVDVGESADVGEGEGEGTDEGEGAGAGPGGGDGRGPGAGEGGIELVRISSYGAPPAAESEPPARFRLGESLVGQAALSRRTVAVDGLPPGYVTISSGLGAAPPAALIVLPILLEDQVLGAVELASLGPFSGLQRDLLGRFVESVGVVVSSLIAHARTDELLEQSQLLTAELRARSQELQVRQEELQSSNAELAEKAALLADRNRDIERKNLEIEQARQELEERAKQLSRTSMYKSEFLANMSHELRTPLNSLLILAQLLAQNPEGNLTEKQVDYAEVIHSAGSDLLQLINDILDLSKVEAGKMDVHREPFSLGRLLEYVEMTFRPLAAERELDFRVVTVPGVPAEITTDEPRLRQVLRNLLSNALKFTERGGVELRVQRAADGELPERMRGVPVVAFRVRDTGVGIASEHLDTIFGAFQQGALATGRRYGGTGLGLSISREVAQLLGGVIVARSRLGEGSEFTFYVPAGGAPPRGQVPGTGQGPLERGGGTPAPDGGSLAGRVVLVVDDDVRNVYAITEILEAEGAHVLTAADGRSGIELLTAHREVDLIVMDVMMSGMDGHTATAAIRGTPGYSDVPIITVTAKAMPGDRARSLEAGANDYITKPVDAHELVERVRHWLDRD from the coding sequence ATGGACGAACCGGGACGCACTCGGCCCGCCACGGGGCGCGAGCCTCTGGAGCGGGTACGGCCACCGGCGGAACTGAGCGAGGAAGGGCTCCGGAAGATCCTGGCCGGGCTCTCCGCGGTGCGCGACGGCGACTTCTCCTCCCGGCTCCCCGAGGAGGCCGGCGGGATCATGGGCGAGATCGCCGCCGTCTACAACGGCATGGCCGACCAGTTGTCGCTGGTCGCCTCCGAGGTCACCCGGGTCGCCAGTGAGGTCGGCGGCGAGGGGCGGCTCGGCGGGCACGCCCGGGTGGAGGGCGCGGGAGGGGTGTGGCAGGAGCTGACCACCGGCGTCAACACCATGGCCGACAACCTCACCTCCCAGGTCCGGTCGATCGCCCAGGTCGCCTCCGCGGTCGCCCGGGGCGACCTGACCCAGAAGATCCGGGTGGATGCGCGGGGGGAGATCCTGGAGCTGAAGGAGACCATCAACACGATGGTCGAGCGGCTGTCGTCGTTCGCCGAGGAGGTCACCCGGGTGGCCCGCGAGGTGGGCACCGAAGGCGATCTGGGCGGTCAGGCCACCGTCCGCGGGGTGTCCGGCACCTGGAAGGACCTCACCGACAACGTCAACTCCATGGCCACCAACCTGACCAACCAGGTGCGGAACATCGCGCAGGTCACCACCGCGGTCGCCCGGGGCGATCTCACCCGCAAGATAGACGTGGACGCGCGGGGGGAGATACTGGAGCTGAAGACGACCATCAACACGATGGTCGACCAGCTGTCGTCGTTCGCCGCGGAGGTCACCCGGGTCGCCCGGGAGGTCGGCAGCGAGGGCCGGCTCGGCGGCCAGGCCGAGGTCGAGGGCGTCTCCGGCACCTGGAAGCGGCTCACCGAGAACGTCAACGAGCTGGCCGGGAACCTCACCCGCCAGGTCCGCGCCATCGCCGGGGTCACCAGCGCCGTCGCCGAGGGGGACCTGACCCGCTCCATCACCGTGGAGGCGCCGGGCGAGGTCGGAGACCTCAAGGACAACATCAACGCGATGGTGGAGTCGCTGCGCGCCACCACCCGCGCCAACCAGGAGCAGGACTGGCTCAAGACCAACCTCGCCCGGATCTCCGGACTCACGCAGGGCAGCCGCGACCCCGTCCAGCTGGCGCACGTGATCATGGAGGAGCTGCCACCGCTCGTGTCGGCCCAGTACGGCGCGTTCTACCTGGCGGTACCCGCGGGCGAGGGGCCGGACGCCGGCCGGGGGCGGGCACGGGATGTGGGCGTGGACGTGGACTTGGGCGTGGACGTGGACGTGGACGTGGGTGAGAGTGCGGACGTTGGTGAGGGCGAGGGCGAGGGGACAGACGAGGGCGAGGGGGCGGGTGCCGGGCCGGGCGGCGGCGACGGTCGGGGACCGGGCGCGGGGGAGGGCGGCATCGAACTCGTCAGGATCTCCTCCTACGGCGCGCCGCCCGCGGCGGAGTCCGAGCCGCCCGCGCGCTTCCGGCTCGGGGAGTCCCTCGTCGGACAGGCCGCGCTGAGCCGCCGCACCGTGGCCGTGGACGGCCTGCCACCCGGCTACGTCACGATCTCCTCCGGACTCGGCGCCGCACCGCCCGCGGCGCTGATCGTGCTGCCGATCCTCCTCGAGGACCAGGTTCTCGGCGCCGTGGAACTCGCCTCCCTGGGGCCCTTCTCCGGTCTCCAACGCGACCTCCTGGGCCGGTTCGTCGAGTCGGTCGGCGTCGTCGTCAGCTCCCTGATCGCCCACGCCCGCACCGACGAGCTGCTGGAGCAGTCCCAGCTGCTGACCGCCGAACTGCGCGCCCGCTCGCAGGAACTGCAGGTGCGGCAGGAGGAACTGCAGAGTTCGAACGCCGAACTCGCCGAGAAGGCGGCCCTGCTGGCCGACCGCAACCGTGACATCGAGCGCAAGAACCTGGAGATCGAACAGGCCAGGCAGGAACTCGAGGAACGGGCCAAGCAGCTCTCCCGTACGTCGATGTACAAGTCGGAGTTCCTGGCCAACATGAGCCATGAGCTGCGCACCCCGCTCAACAGCCTGCTGATCCTGGCCCAGTTGCTCGCACAGAACCCCGAGGGGAACCTGACGGAGAAGCAGGTCGACTACGCGGAGGTGATCCACTCCGCGGGCTCGGACCTGCTCCAGCTGATCAACGACATCCTCGATCTGTCGAAGGTCGAGGCGGGGAAGATGGACGTCCACCGCGAGCCGTTCTCGCTGGGCCGGCTGCTGGAGTACGTCGAGATGACCTTCCGGCCCCTGGCGGCCGAGCGCGAACTGGACTTCCGGGTCGTGACCGTGCCCGGGGTACCGGCGGAGATCACCACGGACGAACCGCGGCTGCGGCAGGTGCTGCGCAACCTGCTCTCCAACGCGCTGAAGTTCACCGAACGAGGCGGAGTCGAACTCCGGGTCCAGCGGGCCGCCGACGGCGAACTCCCCGAACGGATGCGCGGTGTGCCGGTGGTCGCCTTCCGGGTGCGGGACACCGGCGTCGGCATCGCGTCGGAACACCTGGACACCATCTTCGGCGCGTTCCAGCAGGGCGCCCTGGCCACCGGCCGCCGCTACGGCGGCACCGGGCTGGGGCTCTCCATCAGCCGGGAGGTCGCCCAGCTCCTCGGTGGCGTGATCGTCGCCAGGAGCCGGCTCGGTGAGGGCAGCGAGTTCACCTTCTACGTGCCCGCCGGCGGCGCCCCGCCACGCGGTCAGGTGCCGGGGACCGGTCAGGGGCCGCTGGAGCGGGGCGGTGGGACCCCGGCCCCCGACGGCGGATCGCTCGCGGGACGTGTCGTCCTGGTCGTCGACGACGACGTGCGCAACGTGTACGCGATCACCGAGATCCTGGAGGCCGAAGGAGCGCATGTGCTCACCGCGGCCGACGGGCGTTCCGGCATCGAACTGCTCACCGCGCACCGGGAGGTGGACCTCATCGTGATGGACGTGATGATGTCCGGCATGGACGGCCATACGGCCACCGCCGCGATCCGCGGCACGCCCGGCTACTCCGACGTGCCGATCATCACGGTCACCGCGAAGGCGATGCCCGGGGACCGGGCCCGCAGTCTGGAGGCCGGGGCGAACGACTACATCACCAAACCCGTCGACGCCCACGAACTGGTAGAGCGCGTGCGCCACTGGCTGGACCGGGACTGA